One candidate division KSB1 bacterium DNA segment encodes these proteins:
- the nuoB gene encoding NADH-quinone oxidoreductase subunit NuoB, with product MSTLVKPTANGHELQALEGSVYTTKFDKLLGWARKYSLFQYPFVTACCGMEFMSTACSHYDIDRFGAAFPRFSPRQADVLWVVGTISHKIAPVLKTVYEQMAEPKWVVSFGACASCGGPYDNYATVQGIDTIIPVDIYIAGCPPRPEAVLDGLLKLQELIQNEKHTGTSGRGYK from the coding sequence ATGAGCACACTGGTAAAACCGACAGCGAACGGCCACGAACTGCAAGCGCTTGAGGGCTCAGTCTATACGACCAAGTTCGACAAGCTGCTCGGCTGGGCGCGCAAGTACTCGCTGTTTCAATATCCGTTTGTGACGGCCTGCTGCGGCATGGAGTTCATGTCCACGGCCTGTTCGCATTACGACATCGACCGCTTCGGTGCCGCGTTTCCCAGATTCTCGCCGCGCCAGGCCGACGTGCTGTGGGTCGTGGGGACCATCTCGCATAAGATCGCGCCGGTCTTGAAGACGGTGTACGAGCAGATGGCCGAACCGAAGTGGGTGGTGAGTTTCGGCGCGTGCGCGAGTTGCGGCGGTCCCTACGACAATTACGCGACAGTGCAGGGCATTGACACGATTATTCCGGTGGATATTTACATCGCCGGCTGTCCGCCGCGTCCCGAAGCCGTTTTGGATGGCCTGCTCAAATTGCAGGAGCTGATCCAGAACGAGAAGCACACCGGCACGAGCGGCAGAGGGTACAAGTAG
- a CDS encoding NAD(P)H-dependent oxidoreductase subunit E — protein MSVNYPQIPEALHKKAEDIFFRYPPEHREAGLVPLMFEAQKVLGFISPETEHWLAEQCHVSLVKVREVLTFYSMMRSAAVGKYLIQYCQNISCCLMGGEAVLAHLEQKLGIHAGQTTPDKLFTLRCVECLGGCSWGPMLLVNEDQYYQLTPAKIDKLIDGFKSGNPVVPDNPTPLLGNVGEVAEA, from the coding sequence ATGTCCGTAAATTATCCTCAGATTCCCGAAGCGCTGCACAAAAAGGCGGAAGATATTTTCTTTCGTTATCCGCCCGAGCATCGCGAAGCGGGACTCGTGCCGCTGATGTTCGAGGCGCAAAAGGTGCTCGGGTTTATCTCCCCCGAGACGGAGCACTGGCTGGCCGAGCAGTGTCACGTCAGTTTGGTCAAAGTCCGCGAAGTGCTGACGTTTTACTCGATGATGCGCTCCGCGGCGGTTGGGAAGTACTTGATTCAATATTGCCAGAACATCTCCTGCTGCCTGATGGGCGGCGAGGCGGTCTTGGCCCATCTCGAGCAGAAACTGGGCATTCACGCGGGCCAGACCACGCCGGACAAGCTGTTCACGCTGCGTTGCGTGGAGTGTCTGGGCGGTTGCTCGTGGGGGCCGATGCTGCTCGTGAACGAGGATCAGTATTATCAGCTCACGCCGGCGAAGATCGACAAGCTGATCGACGGCTTCAAGAGCGGTAATCCGGTTGTGCCGGACAATCCGACGCCGCTGTTGGGCAATGTGGGCGAGGTGGCCGAAGCATGA
- a CDS encoding NADH-quinone oxidoreductase subunit A, whose product MLDTNNLVVFLVLMVAAAGITGLFVALSAWIGPKRHNETKDAPFESGIIPQQAAGRPFPIKYYLVAILFIVFDIEVAFLYPWAVSFRQIGMIGFVSMMVFIAVLLVGLYYAVKKGVLEWK is encoded by the coding sequence ATGCTTGATACCAACAACTTGGTCGTCTTTCTGGTCTTGATGGTCGCGGCGGCCGGGATTACCGGGCTGTTCGTGGCGCTCTCGGCCTGGATTGGCCCGAAGCGGCACAACGAGACGAAGGACGCTCCGTTCGAGAGCGGCATCATTCCGCAGCAGGCTGCCGGGCGGCCATTTCCGATCAAGTACTATCTGGTCGCGATTCTGTTCATTGTCTTCGATATCGAAGTCGCGTTTCTCTATCCGTGGGCGGTGAGCTTCCGGCAGATCGGGATGATCGGCTTCGTGTCGATGATGGTGTTCATCGCGGTCTTGCTGGTCGGTTTGTATTACGCGGTGAAGAAAGGCGTGTTGGAGTGGAAATGA
- a CDS encoding DUF3857 domain-containing protein, translating into MNRLLSLLFLASLGFAQSPEQPVPLKFPLEQSNAIVRFDCTAVHVQPDGHSVTFNHYRTAVLSDRAIAEHAQDVNVYNAGYDTVEVLVARVHLPDGKVVDVDPEQIKDVPMPAFGKFFLHNVREKIVTFPELVEGAEIEMLTKTTTHEPPMDGEFDFSCGLESDNPVARAYVAITLPQERQLHWKTRGTRVVNHRETPGDGTVKHVWEVAQVPQLVPEPGMPPWPEVASMLLATTVPNWERWSTWYDSLAGPTMVADDSIKALVKELTAGKPRDEQLREIFYYVSNRIRYVETAMTGRKAGYKPEAASVTLRNKYGVCRDKAALMVTMLREAGIESEITLMNPSWKIDPEIAVDQFNHAIVAVRDGQHVTYVDPTVEKTKEFLAGNEQDRGVLVCDHDGEPLRWTPIEASEQNLYSIKAESHLDSDAAFHSFVTITTRGLPDLILRNYLQGMPPKQREDLFKRLIQGVSATAELQSLEISDPMDFNTAMELKLAFSAEDYSITAGKYLLFQVPGQSTGLDFLTGYLLGGTDLTERRFDLRLESTFAVRVDETVTFPDGYKVRSLPEKVELDYGQFRLARDFSQKANELNCRRVLDVSTLDVTREDYSKLQALLKKSDAMGRGQVVLVKG; encoded by the coding sequence ATGAACCGTCTCCTCTCCCTCCTCTTCCTCGCCTCGCTTGGGTTCGCGCAATCGCCCGAGCAGCCGGTGCCGCTGAAGTTTCCGTTGGAGCAGTCGAACGCGATCGTGCGGTTTGACTGCACAGCCGTGCATGTGCAGCCGGACGGGCACAGTGTCACGTTCAATCATTACCGAACGGCTGTGCTCTCCGATCGCGCGATTGCGGAGCACGCCCAGGACGTGAACGTATATAATGCGGGTTATGATACAGTGGAGGTGCTCGTGGCGCGCGTGCATCTGCCGGATGGCAAGGTCGTGGACGTCGATCCGGAGCAGATCAAAGATGTGCCGATGCCCGCGTTCGGGAAATTCTTCCTGCATAATGTGCGCGAGAAGATCGTGACGTTTCCGGAACTCGTCGAGGGCGCGGAGATTGAGATGCTGACCAAGACGACGACGCACGAGCCGCCGATGGACGGCGAGTTCGATTTTTCGTGCGGGCTGGAGAGCGACAATCCGGTGGCCCGGGCCTACGTGGCGATCACGCTGCCGCAGGAGCGCCAACTGCACTGGAAGACGCGCGGGACGCGCGTGGTGAACCATCGCGAAACGCCGGGTGACGGCACGGTGAAACATGTTTGGGAGGTCGCGCAGGTTCCGCAACTCGTGCCGGAGCCGGGCATGCCGCCGTGGCCGGAAGTCGCGAGCATGCTGTTGGCGACGACGGTCCCGAATTGGGAGCGCTGGTCCACCTGGTACGATTCGCTGGCCGGGCCGACGATGGTGGCCGACGATTCGATCAAGGCGCTGGTCAAGGAGTTGACGGCGGGCAAGCCGCGCGACGAGCAATTGCGCGAGATCTTCTATTATGTCTCGAACCGGATTCGCTATGTGGAGACGGCGATGACGGGCCGGAAGGCGGGTTACAAACCGGAGGCGGCGAGCGTGACGCTGCGCAACAAGTACGGCGTCTGCCGCGACAAGGCGGCGTTGATGGTCACGATGCTGCGAGAGGCGGGGATCGAGTCGGAGATTACGTTGATGAATCCGTCGTGGAAGATTGATCCGGAGATCGCGGTGGATCAGTTTAATCACGCGATCGTGGCGGTGCGCGACGGGCAGCACGTCACGTATGTGGATCCGACGGTGGAGAAGACGAAGGAGTTTTTGGCGGGGAACGAGCAGGATCGCGGCGTGCTGGTGTGCGATCATGACGGGGAACCGCTCCGCTGGACGCCGATCGAGGCCTCGGAACAGAACCTCTATTCAATCAAGGCGGAATCGCATTTGGACAGCGACGCGGCGTTTCATTCGTTCGTGACGATCACGACGCGCGGCCTGCCCGATCTGATTCTGCGGAATTATTTGCAGGGCATGCCGCCGAAGCAGCGCGAGGACCTGTTCAAGCGGCTGATTCAGGGCGTGAGCGCGACGGCGGAGCTGCAATCGCTGGAGATCAGCGATCCGATGGATTTCAACACGGCGATGGAGCTCAAGCTCGCCTTCTCGGCGGAGGATTACTCGATCACCGCGGGCAAATACTTGTTGTTTCAAGTCCCCGGCCAGTCCACGGGTTTGGATTTCTTGACGGGCTATCTGTTGGGCGGGACCGATCTGACGGAGCGGCGGTTCGATCTGCGACTGGAGAGCACGTTTGCCGTGCGCGTGGATGAAACGGTGACGTTTCCCGACGGCTACAAGGTGCGCAGCTTGCCGGAAAAAGTCGAGCTGGACTACGGTCAGTTCCGGCTCGCCCGCGATTTTTCACAGAAGGCCAACGAGCTGAATTGCCGCCGCGTATTGGATGTCTCGACGCTGGATGTGACCCGCGAGGATTACTCGAAGCTGCAAGCGCTCTTAAAGAAGAGCGATGCGATGGGCCGCGGGCAGGTGGTGTTGGTGAAGGGGTAG
- a CDS encoding ECF transporter S component, producing the protein MAQARERVKTERALRETGHKAPSAGYPRATGVEAIGTTASCIALGVVLPFFLHPFGVSPRVVLPMHFPVFLAGILLKPWHAAIVGVFTPALSMGLTGMPTADQALRMVPELATYAAVSSAMLSIFPVIPGLSERLGRMAAMFIAMLVAMIAGRLVYVLMSAWMMGFQAPAYYSGVLVLPALPGIVAQSILIPPLAYKLQRVLTK; encoded by the coding sequence ATGGCGCAAGCCCGTGAGCGGGTGAAGACTGAGCGGGCGCTTCGTGAAACTGGGCACAAGGCACCGTCGGCGGGCTATCCTCGTGCGACGGGGGTGGAAGCGATTGGGACGACGGCTTCGTGCATCGCGCTGGGCGTGGTTTTACCGTTCTTTCTACATCCATTTGGCGTTTCACCGCGGGTGGTGCTGCCGATGCACTTTCCGGTATTTCTGGCCGGGATTCTGCTGAAACCGTGGCACGCGGCGATTGTTGGAGTGTTCACGCCCGCGCTCTCGATGGGGCTGACGGGCATGCCGACGGCGGATCAGGCGCTGCGCATGGTGCCGGAGCTCGCGACGTATGCCGCAGTGAGCTCGGCGATGCTGAGTATATTCCCGGTCATTCCGGGGCTGTCGGAGCGGCTGGGCCGGATGGCGGCGATGTTCATCGCGATGCTGGTCGCCATGATCGCCGGGCGGTTGGTGTACGTGCTCATGTCGGCGTGGATGATGGGATTTCAAGCGCCGGCGTATTACTCCGGCGTGTTGGTACTGCCCGCGTTGCCGGGGATCGTGGCACAGTCGATACTGATTCCGCCGCTGGCCTACAAACTGCAACGAGTCCTGACGAAATAG
- a CDS encoding NADH-quinone oxidoreductase subunit C, protein MTDKFPEQIAIEKKLPHAVYDWHAQHGDRTLIIDGTHLLSIATLLKEQLGYNFLVDLTAVDYLPRKPRFEVVYHFMNLETKARLRLKIQSDEQVPTVPSLTSLWPIANWYERECWDLFGVKFEGHPNLKRIMLYEEFKGHPLRKDYPKTKRQPLIGPEN, encoded by the coding sequence ATGACCGACAAATTCCCCGAGCAGATTGCGATTGAGAAGAAGTTGCCGCATGCGGTGTATGATTGGCATGCTCAGCACGGCGATCGCACGCTGATCATCGACGGCACGCATCTGCTCAGCATCGCGACGCTCTTGAAAGAGCAACTCGGTTACAACTTTCTGGTGGACCTGACGGCGGTGGATTATCTGCCCCGCAAGCCGCGCTTCGAGGTGGTCTATCACTTCATGAATCTGGAGACGAAGGCCCGGCTGCGGCTGAAGATTCAGAGCGACGAACAGGTCCCGACCGTGCCGAGTTTGACCTCGCTGTGGCCGATTGCGAACTGGTACGAGCGCGAGTGCTGGGATTTATTCGGCGTGAAGTTCGAGGGTCATCCGAATCTGAAGCGGATCATGCTCTACGAGGAGTTCAAGGGCCATCCACTGCGCAAGGATTATCCCAAGACAAAGCGGCAGCCGTTGATCGGGCCGGAGAATTGA
- a CDS encoding sulfite exporter TauE/SafE family protein, translated as MENILIPLVALLASVLTFFSGFGLGTLLLPAFAAFFPASLAVAATAVVHLSNNILKFGLTARYIDRHVFLRFGIPAILAGFAGAWLLTWLGDTAPIVTYSMGTRTHEITVLKLVIGVLMIDFAVLEFVPRFANWQAGEKWLPVGGLLSGFFGGLSGHQGAFRAAFLARAGLSGAQFIGTSVAIAVLIDLTRLSVYIPGLKWGDVLLANVERGELMIAAMLAAMVGTLIGSRFLHRTTVKGIRGTVAVLLVVLGLALAAGLI; from the coding sequence ATGGAAAACATCCTCATCCCCCTCGTCGCACTACTCGCCTCCGTGCTGACGTTCTTCTCGGGCTTCGGACTCGGAACTCTGCTGCTGCCCGCCTTTGCCGCCTTCTTCCCCGCCTCGCTCGCCGTCGCGGCGACAGCGGTGGTCCACCTCTCCAATAACATCCTCAAGTTCGGCCTGACCGCGCGGTACATTGACCGCCACGTGTTTCTGCGGTTCGGCATCCCCGCGATTCTCGCCGGATTTGCCGGGGCATGGCTGTTGACCTGGTTAGGAGACACGGCACCGATTGTCACCTACTCCATGGGAACCCGGACGCACGAGATCACCGTACTGAAGCTCGTCATTGGCGTGTTGATGATCGACTTCGCCGTGCTGGAGTTCGTGCCGCGATTCGCCAACTGGCAAGCCGGCGAGAAATGGCTGCCGGTCGGCGGACTCCTGAGCGGCTTCTTCGGCGGACTGTCCGGTCATCAGGGCGCGTTTCGCGCCGCGTTTCTCGCGCGGGCCGGGCTTTCCGGTGCGCAGTTCATCGGCACCTCCGTCGCCATCGCCGTGCTGATTGACCTGACTCGGTTAAGCGTGTACATCCCCGGTCTCAAATGGGGTGACGTGCTACTCGCGAATGTCGAACGCGGTGAACTCATGATCGCGGCCATGCTCGCGGCAATGGTCGGCACCCTGATCGGGTCGCGCTTCCTGCACAGGACCACGGTCAAAGGCATTCGCGGCACCGTCGCCGTGCTGCTCGTCGTGCTCGGCCTGGCGCTGGCGGCGGGGCTGATCTGA
- a CDS encoding DUF3857 domain-containing protein, giving the protein MKLLSLILLLSAAGTAGAENLDTLIVSAGDKSTYPQASTIVIFDRTNIRLAADGRTRTRKEMLLKIVDERAKDEEGDQSIRFDAEQDTVIIEQARTRLPDGRWIAPEQDGFTLTSAPEVQFASAYSQLKQQNISFPGLDVGAAIHLVYRIEPKPGSEIPQQPRAGGITQFGGTNPILQKSYSVETEPGRTIRYAMQNSPVLPVVVFDGKTTAYAWEFRDTEQILTEPNMVSLAWLVPRLCWTTFRDWDELGLYMTERFWGAVDTSDLALDEYAKLSARSLSGKPAIFHTALWVQQNVRTVSLPLGRVGYEPNTADRVWQNKYGDVRDKNVLLATLLRGFGIASVPVLVLNRDLPFCELPVLEQFSHLILGVPQANDTIWLDPTVEHMPPGELPYSRTYSTACMLSDGAPLLMRVPRGTPVQRGTASRLNLTLAANGDLSGTVECSPQMDFAGSARATFKDQKERERDIYFQQLVSRFGQGSTVTDSRFSNPADLETPMVVSMSFESPGYGVTQDDLLMVELPGNPFNFGVTGFFPSLPEVRYPVALSRQARAVTEYTIDLPKKYSVAYLPPPLLIDNPYVYLELSPKQVGRTVSWSQVVECKQDQVPVAQYETLRDAYQQFVLPKNRMMMLEEMKGKK; this is encoded by the coding sequence ATGAAACTTCTTTCGCTTATTCTGCTGCTCTCCGCGGCAGGCACGGCCGGTGCGGAGAACCTCGACACCCTGATCGTCAGCGCCGGCGACAAGAGCACGTATCCGCAGGCGAGCACGATCGTGATCTTTGACCGCACAAACATTCGCCTGGCGGCGGACGGGCGAACCCGGACGCGCAAGGAAATGCTGCTCAAGATTGTGGATGAACGCGCGAAGGACGAAGAGGGCGATCAGTCGATCCGCTTCGACGCCGAGCAGGACACGGTGATCATCGAGCAGGCGCGGACGCGTTTGCCCGACGGCCGCTGGATCGCGCCGGAGCAGGACGGTTTCACGCTGACCTCGGCGCCGGAGGTGCAATTCGCGTCGGCCTATTCGCAGCTCAAGCAACAGAACATTTCCTTTCCCGGACTGGACGTGGGCGCGGCGATTCATCTGGTCTATCGCATCGAGCCGAAGCCGGGCAGTGAAATCCCGCAGCAGCCGCGCGCGGGCGGGATCACGCAGTTCGGCGGAACGAATCCGATCTTGCAGAAATCGTATTCCGTGGAGACGGAACCGGGTCGCACGATTCGGTACGCGATGCAGAATAGTCCGGTGTTACCGGTCGTCGTGTTCGACGGCAAGACGACGGCTTATGCCTGGGAATTCCGCGATACGGAGCAGATTCTGACGGAGCCGAACATGGTCAGTCTGGCGTGGTTGGTGCCGCGGCTATGCTGGACGACCTTCCGGGATTGGGATGAACTTGGCCTCTATATGACGGAGCGGTTCTGGGGCGCGGTGGACACGTCGGATCTCGCGCTGGACGAATATGCGAAGCTATCGGCACGAAGCTTGAGCGGCAAGCCGGCGATTTTTCACACGGCGCTCTGGGTCCAGCAGAACGTGCGCACGGTCTCGCTGCCGCTGGGCCGCGTGGGGTATGAGCCGAACACGGCGGATCGCGTGTGGCAGAACAAGTACGGTGACGTGCGCGACAAGAACGTGCTGCTCGCGACGCTGTTGCGCGGCTTCGGCATCGCCTCGGTGCCGGTGCTGGTGTTGAACCGGGATCTCCCGTTTTGCGAATTGCCGGTGCTCGAGCAGTTTTCTCACCTGATCCTCGGGGTCCCGCAGGCGAACGATACGATCTGGCTGGATCCGACGGTGGAGCACATGCCACCGGGAGAGCTTCCGTACAGCCGGACGTACAGCACGGCGTGCATGTTGAGTGACGGCGCACCGCTGTTGATGCGCGTGCCGCGCGGGACACCGGTTCAACGCGGCACGGCGTCGCGCTTGAATTTGACGCTGGCGGCCAACGGCGATTTGAGCGGGACTGTGGAATGCTCACCGCAGATGGATTTCGCAGGCTCGGCGCGGGCCACGTTCAAGGACCAGAAGGAGCGCGAGCGCGACATCTATTTTCAGCAGCTGGTGTCGCGGTTCGGTCAAGGCTCGACGGTGACGGACAGTCGGTTCAGTAATCCGGCCGATCTGGAAACGCCGATGGTCGTGTCGATGAGTTTCGAGTCACCCGGTTACGGCGTGACGCAGGACGATTTGCTGATGGTGGAATTGCCCGGCAATCCGTTCAATTTCGGCGTGACCGGATTCTTCCCGAGCCTGCCGGAAGTTCGTTATCCGGTGGCGTTGTCCCGGCAAGCCCGCGCGGTCACGGAATACACGATCGATCTGCCCAAGAAGTATTCGGTCGCCTATCTGCCACCGCCGCTCTTGATCGACAATCCCTATGTCTATCTCGAACTGAGTCCCAAGCAGGTGGGGCGGACGGTGTCATGGTCGCAGGTGGTCGAGTGCAAGCAGGATCAGGTTCCAGTGGCGCAGTACGAAACATTACGTGACGCTTATCAGCAATTTGTGCTGCCGAAGAACCGGATGATGATGCTTGAGGAGATGAAGGGGAAAAAGTGA
- a CDS encoding NADH-quinone oxidoreductase subunit D: MSQTETELDYDPAIPEEEPEYQQQEMLLNVGPSHPAMHGIIRIVTKLSGELVIDSDIEIGYLHRAMEKSCEDATWNQALIYTDRLNYVSTCINNVGYCMAVEKLLNVEVPARGQYIRTLLCEISRIADHLTCVGASAMELGGFTVFLYMIKGREYMYELIEDYCGGRVTTASTRVGGMPHDLREGWLDKVLWAVKEVRTILKECDILLTYNRIFVERMQGIGKLSTERAIGYGFTGPLLRATGIGYDIRKDYPYLVYDKLDWNVPVGHNGDNLDRYLVRMEEMEQSCRILEQCVASIPGGPVSSPDKRITLPSKKDTYGNIEGLMNHFKLIMSGHGIRVPMGEVYQAVEGGNGELGFYVVSYPEEHVTDGCNDKPWRVRCRPPCFSYVAAMPEMINNSLVADIVPTFGSINMIGGELDR; this comes from the coding sequence ATGTCACAGACAGAAACTGAATTAGACTACGATCCCGCGATCCCTGAGGAGGAGCCGGAGTATCAGCAGCAGGAGATGTTGCTGAACGTCGGTCCGTCGCATCCGGCGATGCACGGGATTATTCGGATTGTCACGAAGCTCTCGGGCGAGCTGGTGATCGACTCGGATATCGAGATCGGCTACCTGCACCGCGCGATGGAGAAGAGTTGCGAAGACGCGACGTGGAATCAGGCGCTGATCTATACCGATCGGCTGAACTACGTCTCGACGTGCATCAATAATGTCGGCTACTGCATGGCGGTGGAGAAGCTGCTCAACGTCGAAGTTCCGGCGCGCGGGCAGTACATCCGCACGCTGCTCTGCGAAATCAGCCGGATCGCCGATCATCTGACCTGCGTCGGCGCGTCGGCGATGGAACTCGGCGGGTTCACAGTGTTCTTGTACATGATCAAGGGCCGCGAGTACATGTACGAGCTGATCGAGGATTATTGCGGCGGTCGCGTGACCACGGCGAGTACGCGCGTGGGCGGGATGCCGCACGATCTGCGCGAAGGCTGGCTGGACAAGGTTTTGTGGGCGGTGAAAGAGGTGCGCACGATCCTGAAGGAGTGCGACATCTTGCTCACGTATAATCGCATCTTCGTCGAGCGCATGCAGGGGATCGGCAAGCTTTCGACCGAGCGCGCGATTGGCTACGGCTTCACGGGGCCGCTCTTGCGCGCGACGGGCATCGGCTACGACATCCGCAAGGATTATCCGTATCTCGTTTACGACAAGCTCGATTGGAACGTGCCGGTCGGTCACAACGGCGACAATCTCGACCGGTATCTCGTGCGCATGGAAGAGATGGAGCAGAGCTGCCGGATTCTCGAACAGTGCGTCGCGTCAATTCCCGGCGGTCCGGTTTCCAGTCCCGACAAACGGATCACGCTGCCGTCGAAGAAAGATACCTACGGCAATATCGAAGGGCTCATGAATCACTTCAAGCTGATCATGAGCGGCCACGGGATTCGCGTGCCGATGGGCGAAGTCTATCAGGCGGTCGAAGGCGGCAACGGCGAACTCGGATTCTATGTCGTGAGCTATCCGGAAGAGCACGTGACAGACGGTTGCAACGACAAACCCTGGCGCGTGCGCTGTCGTCCGCCGTGTTTCAGTTATGTGGCCGCGATGCCCGAGATGATCAACAACTCACTCGTCGCCGACATCGTACCGACGTTCGGCTCCATCAACATGATCGGCGGGGAGCTGGACCGGTAA
- a CDS encoding transposase, whose amino-acid sequence MIRRHQQISQPGSVHFVTTVTQERGRWFVDPEDCRELLWAFERARHRLGVTCMGFVLMPDHIHALLQQTEPDDQISELLRSFKQSTTQTLRRCIRVPPVQASTQNRSWRRRFDDVAVLTNDIARVKLGYIHGNPVKRGLCEAPEAYAWSSARDYLGTPNGIVDVDTALIGF is encoded by the coding sequence ATGATTCGACGCCATCAACAGATTTCCCAACCGGGCAGCGTACACTTCGTAACGACGGTGACACAAGAACGCGGTCGCTGGTTCGTCGATCCCGAAGACTGTCGCGAATTGCTCTGGGCCTTTGAGCGCGCTCGTCACCGACTCGGCGTCACCTGCATGGGGTTCGTCTTGATGCCGGATCACATTCACGCGTTGCTGCAACAGACCGAGCCGGACGATCAAATCTCCGAACTGCTTAGGTCTTTCAAGCAGTCAACAACTCAGACGCTTCGGCGCTGCATTCGAGTTCCGCCAGTACAAGCATCGACTCAGAATCGGTCATGGCGCCGGCGATTTGACGATGTTGCGGTTCTCACGAATGACATTGCGCGCGTCAAACTCGGCTACATTCACGGGAATCCAGTGAAGCGTGGCTTGTGCGAGGCCCCTGAAGCTTACGCTTGGTCGAGCGCACGGGATTATCTCGGAACTCCGAACGGAATAGTAGACGTTGATACTGCTTTGATTGGATTCTGA